From one Anomalospiza imberbis isolate Cuckoo-Finch-1a 21T00152 chromosome 25, ASM3175350v1, whole genome shotgun sequence genomic stretch:
- the OSCP1 gene encoding protein OSCP1 isoform X1: MSARTLPLLFLNLGGEMLYILDQRLRAQSIPGEKARKDEWTDVDRKRVMNDIISTMFNKKFMEELFKPQDLYSKKALRTVYDRLAHASIMRLNQASMDKLYDLMTMAFKYQVLLCPRPRDILLVTFNHLDAIKDFISDSPGILNQVDETFRRLIETYNCLSDGEFQLIRQTLLIFFQDMHIRVSIFLKDKVQNSNGRFVLPISGPVPWGTEVPGLIRIFNHKGVEVKRAEFTTAGNYVTPQREGSFELYGDRVLKLGTNMYSVTRPVETHMSGSSKNLASQAKENTAPNPLAKEELNFLARLLGGLDIQKPAGGESGFRLNLFTTDEEEEHAAQTRPEELSYKVINIEATQEPGRRAELSRILGELDVAEPRPGSAEKGEDLLALMDGL, from the exons ATGTCGGCGCGGACGCTGCCGCTGCTGTTCCTGAACCTGGGAGGGGAGATGCTCTACATCCTGGACCAGCGGCTGCGCGCCCAGAGCATCCCCGGAGAGAAGGCGCGCAAAG ATGAATGGACAGATGTGGACAGGAAACGAG TTATGAACGACATCATCAGCACCATGTTCAACAAAAAATTCATGGAGGAGCTGTTCAAACCCCAGGATCTGTATTCCAAGAAAGCCCTGCGCACCGTGTACGACCGGCTGGCTCACGCCTCCATCATGAGACTCAACCAGGCCAGCATGGACAAG CTCTACGACCTCATGACTATGGCCTTCAAATACCAAGTGCTGCTGTGCCCTCGGCCCAGGGACATTCTGCTGGTCACGTTCAACCACCTGGATGCCATCAAGGATTTCATCTCCGACTCCCCTGGCATTCTGAACCAGGTGGATGAGACCTTCCGGCGGCTGATTGAA accTACAACTGTCTCTCTGATGGTGAATTCCAGCTCATCAGGCAAACActtctcattttcttccagGACATGCACATCAGG GTCTCCATCTTCCTGAAGGACAAAGTGCAAAACTCCAACGGTCGCTTCGTGCTGCCGATCTCGGGGCCTGTCCCATGGGGCACAGAGGTGCCAGGGCTCATCAG GATATTCAATCACAAAGGAGTGGAAGTTAAAAGGGCTGAGTTCACCACTGCTGGGAATTATGTTACTCCACAAAGGGAAGGATCTTTTGAGCTTTATGGAGACAGAGTCCTCAAACTTGGAACAAATAT GTACAGCGTGACCCGGCCAGTGGAGACACACATGTCAGGATCATCCAAAAACCTGGCATCCCAGGCAAAG GAGAACACAGCCCCCAACCCTCTTGCTAAAGAAGAGCTGAACTTTTTGGCCCGGCTGCTGGGAGGTTTGGACATCCAGAAACCCGCTGGTGGCGAGTCAGGATTTCGGCTGAACTTGTTCACAACCGATGAGGAGGAAGA ACACGCTGCACAGACCAGACCAGAGGAGTTGTCCTACAAGGTTATCAACATTGAAGCCACACAG GAGCCGGGGCGGCGGGCAGAGCTGTCCCGCATCCTGGGCGAGCTGGACGTGGCGGAGCCGCGCCCGGGCAGCGCCGAGAAGGGCGAGGACCTGCTGGCACTGATGGACGGGCTCTGA
- the OSCP1 gene encoding protein OSCP1 isoform X2, whose amino-acid sequence MSARTLPLLFLNLGGEMLYILDQRLRAQSIPGEKARKVMNDIISTMFNKKFMEELFKPQDLYSKKALRTVYDRLAHASIMRLNQASMDKLYDLMTMAFKYQVLLCPRPRDILLVTFNHLDAIKDFISDSPGILNQVDETFRRLIETYNCLSDGEFQLIRQTLLIFFQDMHIRVSIFLKDKVQNSNGRFVLPISGPVPWGTEVPGLIRIFNHKGVEVKRAEFTTAGNYVTPQREGSFELYGDRVLKLGTNMYSVTRPVETHMSGSSKNLASQAKENTAPNPLAKEELNFLARLLGGLDIQKPAGGESGFRLNLFTTDEEEEHAAQTRPEELSYKVINIEATQEPGRRAELSRILGELDVAEPRPGSAEKGEDLLALMDGL is encoded by the exons ATGTCGGCGCGGACGCTGCCGCTGCTGTTCCTGAACCTGGGAGGGGAGATGCTCTACATCCTGGACCAGCGGCTGCGCGCCCAGAGCATCCCCGGAGAGAAGGCGCGCAAAG TTATGAACGACATCATCAGCACCATGTTCAACAAAAAATTCATGGAGGAGCTGTTCAAACCCCAGGATCTGTATTCCAAGAAAGCCCTGCGCACCGTGTACGACCGGCTGGCTCACGCCTCCATCATGAGACTCAACCAGGCCAGCATGGACAAG CTCTACGACCTCATGACTATGGCCTTCAAATACCAAGTGCTGCTGTGCCCTCGGCCCAGGGACATTCTGCTGGTCACGTTCAACCACCTGGATGCCATCAAGGATTTCATCTCCGACTCCCCTGGCATTCTGAACCAGGTGGATGAGACCTTCCGGCGGCTGATTGAA accTACAACTGTCTCTCTGATGGTGAATTCCAGCTCATCAGGCAAACActtctcattttcttccagGACATGCACATCAGG GTCTCCATCTTCCTGAAGGACAAAGTGCAAAACTCCAACGGTCGCTTCGTGCTGCCGATCTCGGGGCCTGTCCCATGGGGCACAGAGGTGCCAGGGCTCATCAG GATATTCAATCACAAAGGAGTGGAAGTTAAAAGGGCTGAGTTCACCACTGCTGGGAATTATGTTACTCCACAAAGGGAAGGATCTTTTGAGCTTTATGGAGACAGAGTCCTCAAACTTGGAACAAATAT GTACAGCGTGACCCGGCCAGTGGAGACACACATGTCAGGATCATCCAAAAACCTGGCATCCCAGGCAAAG GAGAACACAGCCCCCAACCCTCTTGCTAAAGAAGAGCTGAACTTTTTGGCCCGGCTGCTGGGAGGTTTGGACATCCAGAAACCCGCTGGTGGCGAGTCAGGATTTCGGCTGAACTTGTTCACAACCGATGAGGAGGAAGA ACACGCTGCACAGACCAGACCAGAGGAGTTGTCCTACAAGGTTATCAACATTGAAGCCACACAG GAGCCGGGGCGGCGGGCAGAGCTGTCCCGCATCCTGGGCGAGCTGGACGTGGCGGAGCCGCGCCCGGGCAGCGCCGAGAAGGGCGAGGACCTGCTGGCACTGATGGACGGGCTCTGA
- the LSM10 gene encoding U7 snRNA-associated Sm-like protein LSm10 has translation MEVSHSLKERTIAENSLVILLQGLRGRVTTVELRDESAAAGRVTSVDAFMNVRLAEVTFTDRQGAVSQLDELFVTGRNIRYVHIPDEVDIRATIEEQLQAIHRVRYFGGRDKGRREFPHAKHK, from the coding sequence ATGGAGGTGAGCCACTCCCTGAAGGAGCGCACCATCGCCGAGAACAGCCTGGTGATCCTGCTGCAGGGCCTGCGCGGCCGCGTCACCACCGTGGAGCTGCGCGATGAGAGCGCGGCCGCGGGGCGCGTCACCAGCGTGGACGCCTTCATGAACGTGCGCCTGGCCGAGGTGACCTTCACGGACAGGCAGGGCGCCGTGTCCCAGCTGGACGAGCTCTTCGTGACCGGCAGGAACATCCGCTACGTGCACATCCCCGACGAGGTGGACATCCGGGCCACCAtcgaggagcagctgcaggccATCCACAGGGTGCGGTACTTCGGGGGCCGCGACAAGGGCCGCAGGGAGTTCCCTCATGCCAAGCACAAGTGA